Proteins co-encoded in one Cytobacillus sp. NJ13 genomic window:
- the pdxS gene encoding pyridoxal 5'-phosphate synthase lyase subunit PdxS gives MKTGTDRVKRGMAEMQKGGVIMDVVNAEQAKIAEEAGAVAVMALERVPSDIRAAGGVARMADPRIMEEVMGAVSIPVMAKARIGHIVEARLLEAMGVDYIDESEVLTPADEEYHLNKRDYTVPFVCGCRDLGEAARRIGEGASMLRTKGEPGTGNIVEAVRHIRKVNAQVRKVVGMNEDELMTEAKLLGAPYELLLEIKSLGRLPVVNFAAGGVATPADAALMMELGADGVFVGSGIFKSENPAKFARAIVEATTHYQDYKLIAELSKELGTPMKGIEISSLAPEARMQERGW, from the coding sequence ATGAAGACAGGTACAGATCGTGTTAAACGGGGAATGGCAGAAATGCAAAAAGGCGGCGTTATTATGGACGTTGTTAACGCCGAGCAGGCAAAAATCGCAGAAGAAGCTGGTGCAGTAGCAGTTATGGCACTTGAACGCGTTCCTTCTGATATCCGTGCAGCCGGCGGTGTGGCACGCATGGCAGATCCGCGTATTATGGAAGAAGTAATGGGTGCAGTTTCAATCCCGGTAATGGCAAAAGCGCGTATCGGCCATATTGTAGAAGCTCGTCTGCTTGAAGCGATGGGTGTCGATTACATAGATGAGAGTGAAGTTTTAACTCCTGCTGATGAAGAATACCATCTTAATAAAAGAGACTACACAGTTCCATTCGTTTGCGGATGCCGTGACTTAGGCGAAGCAGCACGCCGTATTGGTGAAGGTGCTTCCATGCTTCGCACAAAGGGTGAGCCTGGAACTGGAAACATCGTTGAAGCTGTCCGCCATATCCGCAAGGTGAATGCACAGGTGCGCAAGGTTGTCGGCATGAACGAAGATGAATTAATGACGGAAGCTAAGCTTCTGGGAGCGCCATATGAGCTTCTTTTGGAAATCAAGAGCCTTGGACGCCTTCCAGTCGTAAACTTCGCAGCAGGCGGCGTTGCAACACCTGCAGATGCAGCTCTAATGATGGAGCTTGGTGCTGACGGAGTGTTCGTAGGATCAGGCATCTTCAAATCTGAAAACCCTGCGAAATTTGCACGTGCCATTGTGGAAGCAACTACACATTACCAGGACTACAAATTAATTGCTGAACTTTCAAAAGAACTAGGCACACCGATGAAGGGAATTGAAATTTCTTCATTGGCTCCTGAAGCTCGTATGCAGGAGCGCGGCTGGTAA
- a CDS encoding deoxynucleoside kinase: protein MNLRQKYEIPSNAVITIAGTVGVGKSTMTNALADALGFRTSFEKVDTNPYLDKFYADFNRWSFHLQVYFLAERFKDQKRIFEYGGGFVQDRSIYEDTGIFAKMHYEKGTMSKVDYETYTSLFDAMVMTPYFPHPDLLIYLEGSLDDILSRIQERGRPMEQQTPISYWEEMHQRYENWINSFNACPVLRLNINDYDIIQNEQSIEPIVERISYFLRQTQLLKK, encoded by the coding sequence ATGAATCTAAGGCAAAAATACGAGATTCCTTCAAACGCCGTGATCACGATTGCCGGAACCGTCGGAGTCGGAAAATCAACGATGACCAATGCGCTTGCGGACGCACTGGGGTTCCGAACCTCTTTCGAAAAGGTTGATACGAACCCTTACCTGGATAAATTCTATGCAGATTTCAACCGCTGGAGCTTCCACCTGCAGGTATATTTCCTAGCTGAACGATTCAAGGATCAGAAGCGCATCTTCGAATATGGCGGCGGCTTTGTTCAGGACCGTTCCATATATGAAGACACAGGCATTTTTGCGAAAATGCATTATGAAAAAGGCACCATGTCCAAGGTCGATTACGAAACTTACACCAGCTTATTTGATGCGATGGTGATGACACCTTATTTCCCGCACCCTGATTTGCTTATTTATCTGGAGGGATCCCTTGATGACATTCTTTCCCGCATCCAGGAGCGCGGCCGTCCGATGGAGCAGCAGACGCCTATTTCCTACTGGGAAGAGATGCACCAGCGCTACGAAAATTGGATCAACAGCTTTAACGCGTGCCCGGTCCTGCGCCTGAATATCAACGATTATGACATCATTCAGAATGAGCAGTCCATTGAGCCGATTGTGGAACGCATTTCTTACTTCTTAAGACAAACTCAATTATTAAAAAAATAA
- a CDS encoding D-alanyl-D-alanine carboxypeptidase family protein yields the protein MILGLLPGIHKAHAEDILNINADAAILVDAETGKILYQKNADKVLGIASMTKMMTEYLLLEAVEEGKVKWDQEYAVSEYVWKVSQDRNLSNVPLRRDGKYNIRELYEAMAIYSANGATIAIAETIAGSETNFVKMMNEKAAELGLKDYKFVNSSGLNNRDLKGSPPAGGPEEENVMSAKDTAMLAKELINRFPEVLETASTPRKTFREGTDDEIKMENWNWMLPELVYGYEGADGLKTGTTDFAGYCFTGTAMRDGNRYISVVMNAKGANGQATYKSRFDETKKMFDFGFSNFTKEEIVPANYQVKGQKTVPVTKGKEDKVKISSKEAIEMVVRNGEKENYKPVLVLDKEKLNENGELTAPIKKGEKIGYLTIESKEDGKIEFLSDKGKGNIQVDVVAAESVEKANWFVLTMRSIGGFFGDVWGSVSSTVKGWF from the coding sequence ATGATATTAGGTCTTTTACCTGGTATACATAAAGCTCATGCAGAAGATATCTTAAATATCAATGCAGATGCTGCTATTTTAGTAGATGCAGAGACCGGAAAAATTTTATATCAAAAAAATGCGGATAAAGTACTGGGCATTGCCAGTATGACTAAAATGATGACAGAATACCTGCTTCTTGAAGCCGTTGAAGAAGGCAAAGTAAAGTGGGACCAGGAATATGCAGTAAGTGAATACGTATGGAAAGTTTCACAGGATCGCAATCTATCAAATGTCCCATTAAGAAGAGATGGCAAATACAATATCCGTGAATTGTATGAAGCAATGGCGATCTATTCTGCAAATGGTGCAACCATCGCAATTGCAGAAACGATTGCCGGTTCAGAGACAAACTTTGTTAAAATGATGAACGAAAAAGCTGCAGAGCTTGGATTAAAGGATTATAAATTTGTCAATTCCAGCGGTTTAAACAACCGTGATTTAAAAGGATCTCCTCCTGCAGGCGGCCCTGAAGAAGAAAACGTGATGTCAGCAAAAGATACAGCGATGCTGGCCAAAGAATTGATTAACCGATTCCCTGAAGTATTGGAAACAGCAAGTACCCCTAGAAAGACGTTCAGAGAGGGTACAGACGATGAAATTAAAATGGAAAACTGGAACTGGATGCTTCCAGAGCTAGTATATGGCTATGAAGGTGCGGATGGCCTTAAAACAGGTACGACTGACTTTGCCGGGTACTGCTTTACCGGTACAGCCATGAGAGATGGCAACCGCTACATCAGTGTTGTCATGAACGCTAAAGGTGCGAATGGCCAGGCTACTTACAAATCCAGATTCGATGAAACTAAGAAAATGTTCGACTTTGGTTTCAGCAACTTCACGAAAGAAGAAATCGTTCCTGCCAATTATCAGGTGAAAGGCCAGAAAACAGTGCCTGTAACAAAAGGGAAAGAAGACAAAGTCAAGATTTCTTCTAAAGAGGCAATCGAAATGGTAGTGAGAAACGGTGAAAAAGAAAACTATAAGCCAGTTCTTGTTCTTGATAAAGAGAAATTAAATGAAAACGGCGAATTGACCGCTCCTATTAAAAAAGGAGAAAAAATCGGCTATCTAACGATTGAATCGAAAGAGGACGGGAAGATTGAGTTCTTGTCCGATAAAGGCAAAGGCAATATTCAAGTGGATGTTGTAGCTGCTGAAAGTGTTGAAAAAGCAAACTGGTTCGTGCTGACTATGCGCAGCATCGGCGGTTTCTTCGGGGATGTTTGGGGAAGTGTTTCCTCAACTGTAAAAGGTTGGTTTTAA
- the gyrA gene encoding DNA gyrase subunit A has translation MADTPRSQIKEINISQEMRSSFLDYAMSVIVSRALPDVRDGLKPVHRRILYAMHDLGMHSDKPYKKSARIVGDVIGKYHPHGDSAVYETMVRMAQDFNYRYMLVDGHGNFGSVDGDSAAAMRYTEARMSKISMELLRDINKDTIDYQDNYDGEEKEPVVLPARFPNLLVNGTSGIAVGMATNIPPHQLGEVIDGVLAISKDPEMTIQELMDIIPGPDFPTAGMILGRSGIRKAYETGRGSITLRAKVEVEEKSNGKETIIVHEIPYQVNKAKLIEKIAELVRDKKIDGITDLRDESDRNGMRIVIEVRRDANASVLLNNLYKQTALQTSFGINLLALVDGQPKVLNLKQCLEYYLEHQKVVIRRRTEFELRKAEARAHILEGLRIALDHLDEVISLIRSSQTTDIAREGLMTKFNLSEKQAQAILDMRLQRLTGLEREKIEDEYSSLVALIAELKAILADEEKVLEIIREELTELKERFNDKRRTEIVAGGIEQIEDEDLIPRENIVLTLTHKGYIKRLPVSTYRAQKRGGRGIQGMGTNEDDFVEHLITTSTHDTILFFTNKGKVYRGKGYEIPEFSRTAKGIPIINLLGVDKDEWVNAIIPVEEFVDDWFLFFTTKQGISKRSPLSSFANIRNNGLIALNLREDDELISVRLTDGSKEIIIGTSHGMLIRFPEEDVRSMGRTATGVKGISLSEGDEVVGMEVLDDDSQILIVTKNGYGKRTPAEEYRVQGRGGKGIKTCNITDKNGSLVSMKAVTGEEDVMLITTGGVLIRMAVNDISTMGRNTQGVRLIRINEDADEAVSTVAKVEKEEEKDEEELTKPLEDADSLPEVEVNGDNSEE, from the coding sequence ATGGCTGATACGCCAAGGTCCCAAATAAAAGAAATTAATATTAGCCAGGAAATGCGTTCATCATTCCTGGACTACGCCATGAGTGTAATTGTTTCACGTGCTCTTCCGGATGTGCGTGATGGCTTAAAGCCGGTGCATCGCCGCATTCTGTATGCGATGCATGATCTCGGCATGCATTCAGATAAGCCCTATAAAAAATCAGCACGTATCGTCGGGGATGTAATTGGTAAGTATCATCCGCACGGAGACTCTGCTGTTTATGAAACCATGGTGCGCATGGCGCAGGACTTTAACTATCGATACATGCTGGTTGACGGACATGGTAACTTCGGTTCGGTGGATGGCGATTCTGCAGCTGCCATGCGTTATACAGAAGCACGCATGTCCAAAATATCAATGGAGCTTTTACGGGATATCAATAAGGATACCATTGATTATCAGGATAACTATGATGGGGAAGAAAAAGAGCCGGTTGTACTGCCTGCCCGTTTTCCTAATTTGCTGGTCAATGGAACTTCAGGCATCGCTGTTGGAATGGCGACTAATATTCCTCCCCACCAGCTTGGAGAAGTGATTGATGGGGTTTTAGCAATAAGTAAAGACCCTGAAATGACCATTCAGGAACTAATGGATATTATTCCTGGACCAGACTTTCCAACAGCCGGAATGATATTAGGAAGAAGCGGAATCCGCAAAGCCTATGAAACTGGCCGCGGATCGATTACTTTACGTGCTAAAGTAGAGGTTGAAGAAAAGTCTAATGGCAAAGAAACCATTATTGTCCATGAAATCCCGTATCAGGTTAACAAAGCAAAACTGATTGAAAAAATTGCGGAACTTGTTAGAGATAAGAAAATTGACGGCATTACCGATCTGCGTGATGAATCTGACCGTAACGGGATGCGAATTGTTATTGAAGTCAGAAGAGATGCAAATGCAAGTGTATTATTAAATAATCTCTATAAGCAAACAGCCCTTCAGACGAGCTTTGGAATTAATCTTCTGGCATTGGTGGACGGACAGCCTAAGGTTCTGAATTTAAAGCAGTGTCTTGAGTATTATTTAGAGCATCAAAAGGTTGTTATTCGCCGACGGACAGAATTTGAGTTAAGAAAAGCAGAAGCCCGCGCGCATATTTTAGAAGGCTTAAGGATAGCGCTTGATCACCTTGATGAAGTTATTAGTCTTATCCGCAGCTCACAGACTACAGATATTGCCCGTGAAGGCTTAATGACAAAATTCAATCTTTCCGAAAAACAGGCTCAAGCTATTCTTGATATGCGTCTGCAGCGTCTGACAGGTTTGGAGCGCGAAAAGATTGAAGACGAGTATTCAAGCCTTGTAGCATTAATTGCCGAATTAAAAGCTATTTTGGCAGATGAAGAAAAAGTATTGGAAATCATCCGCGAGGAATTAACCGAATTAAAAGAGAGATTTAACGATAAACGCCGTACAGAAATTGTTGCCGGCGGAATCGAACAAATTGAAGACGAAGATCTAATCCCGCGCGAGAATATTGTCCTTACTTTAACTCATAAGGGATACATCAAGCGTCTTCCTGTATCGACTTACCGGGCCCAAAAACGCGGCGGCCGGGGAATCCAGGGAATGGGAACCAATGAGGATGACTTTGTGGAACACCTCATTACCACTTCCACACACGATACCATCCTGTTCTTCACGAACAAAGGAAAAGTGTATCGCGGTAAAGGATATGAAATTCCTGAATTCAGCCGTACGGCGAAAGGAATTCCAATCATTAACCTTCTTGGAGTCGACAAGGATGAATGGGTTAACGCGATTATTCCTGTTGAAGAATTTGTCGATGATTGGTTCCTATTCTTTACGACTAAACAGGGGATTTCCAAGCGTTCGCCATTATCATCCTTTGCCAATATCCGCAATAACGGCTTAATTGCACTAAATCTGCGTGAAGATGATGAATTAATTTCGGTTCGTTTAACTGATGGCAGCAAGGAGATCATTATTGGAACCAGCCATGGCATGCTGATCCGATTCCCTGAAGAAGATGTTCGTTCAATGGGCAGAACTGCTACCGGTGTTAAAGGGATAAGCCTTAGTGAAGGTGATGAAGTTGTTGGCATGGAAGTTCTTGACGATGACAGCCAAATCCTGATCGTAACGAAAAACGGCTATGGTAAGCGCACTCCTGCTGAAGAATACCGTGTTCAGGGCAGAGGCGGTAAAGGAATCAAGACCTGCAACATCACAGATAAGAACGGAAGCCTCGTTTCCATGAAGGCTGTCACAGGTGAAGAAGACGTTATGCTTATTACAACAGGCGGCGTACTTATCCGAATGGCAGTGAACGATATTTCCACTATGGGAAGAAACACGCAAGGTGTCAGACTCATCCGCATAAATGAAGATGCTGACGAAGCGGTATCTACTGTTGCAAAAGTTGAAAAAGAAGAGGAAAAAGATGAAGAAGAATTAACAAAGCCTCTTGAAGATGCTGATTCACTTCCTGAAGTAGAAGTAAATGGAGATAATAGCGAAGAATAA
- the serS gene encoding serine--tRNA ligase — protein MLDIKFLRANFEEVKNKLQHRGEDLTDLGKFEDLDVKRRELIVEAEQLKSKRNEVSQQVAALKREKQDADHLIAEMREVGDKIKALDEELRTVEEELDQLLLSIPNIPHESVPVGETEDDNVEIRKWGEVREFDFEPKPHWDVATDLDLLDFERASKVTGSRFVFYKGLGARLERALFNFMLDLHTDEHGYKEVLPPYMVNRASMTGTGQLPKFEEDAFLIESEDYFLIPTAEVPVTNMHREEILNADELPINYAAFSACFRSEAGSSGRDTRGLIRQHQFNKVELVKFVKPEESYDELEKLTGHAEKVLQMLGLPYRVMSMCTGDLGFTAAKKYDIEVWIPSYNTYREISSCSNFEGFQARRANIRFRREAKGKPEHVHTLNGSGLAIGRTVAAILENYQQADGSVIIPEVLRPYMGKREVIKP, from the coding sequence ATGCTGGACATTAAGTTTTTAAGAGCCAATTTTGAAGAAGTGAAAAACAAGCTTCAGCACCGTGGCGAAGATTTAACCGATCTTGGAAAATTTGAAGATCTCGATGTAAAAAGACGTGAACTGATAGTAGAAGCAGAACAGCTGAAGAGCAAAAGAAATGAAGTATCCCAGCAGGTGGCTGCCTTAAAGCGCGAAAAGCAGGATGCAGACCATTTAATCGCTGAAATGAGAGAAGTCGGCGATAAAATCAAAGCATTGGATGAGGAGCTCCGCACGGTCGAGGAAGAATTGGACCAATTGCTTCTGAGCATCCCGAACATTCCGCATGAAAGCGTGCCTGTCGGCGAAACAGAAGATGATAATGTGGAAATCCGCAAATGGGGAGAAGTCCGTGAATTTGATTTCGAGCCAAAGCCGCACTGGGATGTTGCGACAGATCTTGATCTCCTTGATTTCGAACGTGCCAGCAAAGTAACAGGCAGCCGCTTTGTATTCTACAAAGGCCTTGGTGCCCGCCTTGAGCGCGCCTTATTCAACTTCATGCTTGATTTGCACACAGACGAGCATGGCTATAAGGAGGTTCTTCCTCCGTATATGGTCAACCGTGCAAGCATGACAGGAACAGGACAGCTTCCGAAATTCGAGGAAGATGCCTTCCTAATTGAAAGCGAAGATTATTTTCTGATTCCAACCGCTGAGGTGCCTGTCACCAATATGCACAGGGAAGAAATTCTGAATGCAGACGAGCTTCCGATTAACTATGCGGCATTCAGCGCATGCTTCCGTTCTGAAGCGGGTTCTTCCGGACGTGACACTCGCGGGCTGATCCGCCAGCACCAGTTCAACAAAGTCGAGCTTGTGAAATTTGTTAAGCCGGAAGAGTCTTATGATGAACTTGAAAAGCTGACTGGACACGCGGAAAAAGTCCTTCAGATGCTTGGCCTTCCATACCGTGTGATGAGCATGTGCACGGGCGATCTTGGATTCACAGCTGCGAAGAAATACGATATCGAAGTTTGGATTCCAAGCTATAACACGTACAGAGAAATTTCTTCTTGCAGTAACTTTGAAGGATTCCAGGCAAGACGAGCAAATATCCGCTTCCGCCGCGAGGCAAAAGGCAAGCCGGAGCATGTGCACACACTGAATGGATCTGGCCTTGCGATCGGCCGCACGGTGGCAGCTATTCTAGAAAATTACCAGCAGGCTGACGGAAGTGTCATCATTCCGGAAGTATTGCGTCCATATATGGGCAAACGCGAAGTAATTAAGCCTTAA
- the pdxT gene encoding pyridoxal 5'-phosphate synthase glutaminase subunit PdxT: MIKVGVLGLQGAVREHVLSVEACGAEAVVIKRKEQLDEVDGLILPGGESTTMRRLIDKYDFMDSLMEFAQSGKPMFGTCAGLILLANNIIGYDEPHIGVMDVRVERNSFGRQRESFEADLDIAGVAEDFAAVFIRAPHIVEAGENVEILAKHNGRIVAAREGRFLGCSFHPELTDDHRLTGYFVEMIKESKQVTI, translated from the coding sequence ATGATAAAGGTTGGAGTATTAGGGCTGCAGGGCGCAGTCAGAGAGCATGTTCTTTCTGTAGAAGCATGCGGCGCCGAAGCTGTAGTCATCAAACGCAAAGAGCAGCTTGACGAGGTTGACGGGCTTATCTTGCCTGGCGGCGAAAGCACGACCATGAGACGCTTGATTGATAAATATGATTTTATGGACAGCCTAATGGAGTTTGCGCAATCAGGAAAGCCGATGTTCGGAACATGTGCAGGCTTAATTCTTCTTGCAAATAATATCATTGGCTATGATGAACCGCATATCGGTGTGATGGACGTCCGGGTGGAAAGAAATTCATTTGGCCGCCAGCGCGAAAGCTTCGAGGCTGATCTTGATATTGCCGGAGTGGCAGAAGATTTTGCGGCTGTATTCATTCGTGCCCCTCATATTGTGGAGGCTGGCGAGAATGTTGAAATCCTGGCCAAGCACAACGGCCGGATTGTAGCAGCACGTGAAGGCAGATTCCTCGGATGCTCATTCCATCCTGAACTGACGGATGACCATCGCCTGACAGGCTATTTCGTTGAAATGATCAAAGAGTCCAAGCAAGTAACAATTTGA
- the guaB gene encoding IMP dehydrogenase, producing the protein MWETKFAKEGLTFDDVLLVPSKSEVLPRDVSLKVNLTEKIALNIPVISAGMDTVTEAEMAIAMARQGGLGIIHKNMSIEQQADQVDKVKRSESGVITDPFFLTPEQQVFDAEHLMGKYRISGVPIVNNTEEQKLVGILTNRDLRFIQDYSIKISDVMTKENLVTAPVGTTLDEAEKILQQHKIEKLPLVDDEGVLKGLITIKDIEKVIEFPNSAKDERGRLLAGAAVGVTGDTMKRVEMLVKSHVDVIVVDTAHGHSKGVLDTVREIRNTYPDLAIIAGNVATAEATKDLIEAGADIVKVGIGPGSICTTRVVAGVGVPQITAVYDCATEARRHGKSIIADGGIKYSGDIVKALAAGGHAVMLGSLLAGVSESPGETEIFQGRRFKVYRGMGSVAAMEKGSKDRYFQEDNKKFVPEGIEGRIAYKGPLADTIYQLVGGIRSGMGYCGTKDLYELRENAQFIKMTGAGLRESHPHDVQITKEAPNYSL; encoded by the coding sequence ATGTGGGAAACTAAGTTTGCAAAAGAAGGTTTAACTTTTGATGATGTTTTACTGGTTCCATCGAAATCAGAGGTGCTTCCTCGAGATGTCAGCCTCAAAGTAAATTTGACTGAAAAGATTGCACTCAACATTCCAGTAATCAGTGCCGGAATGGATACGGTAACTGAAGCTGAAATGGCGATCGCTATGGCGCGCCAGGGCGGTTTGGGAATTATCCATAAAAACATGTCCATTGAACAGCAGGCTGATCAGGTGGATAAAGTAAAGCGTTCAGAAAGCGGCGTTATTACTGACCCATTCTTCCTAACTCCAGAACAGCAGGTATTTGACGCAGAGCATTTAATGGGCAAGTACCGGATTTCCGGTGTGCCAATCGTCAATAATACTGAGGAACAGAAACTTGTTGGCATTTTGACTAACCGTGACCTCCGATTCATTCAGGACTATTCGATAAAAATTTCCGATGTGATGACAAAAGAAAATCTTGTAACAGCTCCAGTTGGAACCACATTGGATGAAGCAGAGAAAATTCTGCAGCAGCATAAAATTGAAAAATTGCCGCTAGTGGATGATGAAGGTGTTTTAAAAGGTTTAATTACCATTAAAGATATTGAAAAAGTAATTGAGTTTCCTAACTCGGCAAAAGATGAGCGCGGACGCCTGCTGGCAGGTGCAGCGGTCGGCGTAACCGGCGACACGATGAAGCGTGTTGAGATGCTTGTTAAATCACATGTGGATGTCATCGTAGTGGATACAGCACATGGACATTCAAAAGGTGTACTTGATACCGTACGAGAAATCAGGAACACTTATCCGGATCTGGCCATTATTGCCGGAAACGTTGCAACAGCCGAAGCGACAAAGGATTTGATTGAAGCGGGTGCTGATATCGTAAAAGTGGGAATCGGGCCTGGCTCCATTTGTACCACACGCGTTGTCGCAGGCGTAGGTGTACCGCAGATCACAGCTGTATATGATTGTGCAACTGAAGCACGCAGGCATGGCAAATCAATCATTGCTGATGGCGGTATTAAATATTCAGGCGATATCGTGAAAGCATTGGCAGCAGGCGGACATGCCGTTATGCTTGGAAGCCTTCTAGCCGGTGTTTCCGAAAGCCCTGGCGAAACGGAAATTTTCCAGGGACGCCGCTTCAAGGTATACAGAGGAATGGGTTCTGTTGCAGCCATGGAAAAAGGTTCAAAAGACCGTTACTTCCAGGAAGATAATAAAAAGTTTGTTCCAGAGGGAATCGAAGGGCGCATTGCTTATAAAGGACCTTTAGCTGATACCATTTATCAGCTTGTCGGCGGTATCCGTTCAGGAATGGGCTATTGCGGAACAAAAGACCTTTACGAGCTTCGTGAAAATGCTCAATTCATCAAAATGACTGGTGCGGGACTAAGAGAAAGCCATCCGCATGATGTGCAGATCACAAAAGAGGCGCCAAACTACTCACTATAA
- a CDS encoding YaaC family protein — translation MIHPFDLKNSFLYFFSANTSQEFLKKCYQNQNLDQAEQKSYENSYPFIYYLEHGQVYYEQAEKAPLVIKPILFFYGLVHLVKACILTVDPNYPETTSVLAHGVSTRKRKKQQYNFFQDEVKFQKSGLFPYMAEKLFHMKHLEGEKTTMGELFGQIPELNYLYSQTEGRTTFLEAELGKEVFILPKMILDRFHMTESRFVEYLQSKSDFNISFQESADLDLKFSAKNLNTYNYKPLRYSPDAGKFFFPLAKDGLIEFPELLIHFLLLYNLSMIARYETEWWSELIKMMPNKDYPFIQTFLQITSAKGPYLIYQYLADKKN, via the coding sequence GTGATACATCCATTTGACCTTAAAAACTCCTTTTTATACTTCTTTTCTGCGAACACGTCGCAGGAATTTTTAAAGAAATGCTACCAAAATCAAAACCTGGATCAGGCTGAACAAAAGAGCTATGAAAACAGTTACCCTTTTATATACTATCTAGAACACGGACAAGTATACTACGAGCAGGCAGAGAAGGCACCATTGGTTATCAAGCCAATTCTCTTTTTTTATGGACTTGTTCACCTTGTGAAGGCCTGCATACTCACAGTGGACCCAAATTATCCGGAGACCACTTCTGTTTTGGCACACGGGGTATCCACCAGGAAAAGAAAAAAGCAGCAATATAATTTTTTTCAGGACGAAGTGAAATTTCAAAAAAGCGGGCTTTTCCCCTATATGGCAGAAAAATTGTTCCACATGAAACATTTGGAAGGCGAAAAAACAACGATGGGAGAGTTATTTGGCCAAATTCCCGAGCTTAATTATTTGTACAGCCAGACAGAGGGCCGAACTACTTTTCTTGAAGCAGAGCTGGGAAAGGAAGTATTCATTTTGCCAAAAATGATCCTTGATCGCTTTCATATGACCGAGTCCCGCTTTGTTGAATACCTGCAGTCAAAATCAGACTTTAATATAAGCTTTCAGGAGTCAGCGGATTTAGACCTTAAATTTTCTGCAAAAAACTTGAATACATATAATTATAAGCCCTTAAGATATAGCCCTGATGCAGGAAAGTTTTTCTTTCCGCTTGCTAAAGACGGCCTGATTGAATTTCCTGAACTTCTTATTCATTTCCTGCTGCTGTATAACTTAAGCATGATTGCCCGCTATGAAACAGAATGGTGGAGCGAACTCATCAAAATGATGCCGAATAAAGACTATCCTTTTATTCAAACATTTCTACAGATTACATCCGCAAAGGGGCCATATTTGATTTATCAGTATTTGGCTGATAAGAAAAATTAA
- a CDS encoding HD-GYP domain-containing protein — MVRVPIQELREGCILSEDVFSLTNRPIISQKTVLTKELLDIMKIFLIDEAEVETTMVNGKAFASAGSLEEAEEVLESNESSFLNTFLTGVQNFKREFMSWQSGLPVDIAKIRNIMIPLIEKLEKNPSGIFSLHHFSTNEDYLYQHSVAVGMISAFIGKKLSLNKGEIVQLALGGCLADAGMAKINPSILHKSSSLNSEEFEEIKRHSTLSFKMVQNISLLRESTKIGIIQHHERLDGSGYPFGEQGSKINQAGRIIAAADAFHAMTSQRLYRRKQSPFKVLEMLIQDGFGKYDIPSIQALGSGIMNFSIGSMVKLSDGQTAEILFIEDKSPTRPLVKIEETGDIIHLEKNRQLFIDEVLK; from the coding sequence ATGGTGCGTGTACCTATACAGGAATTAAGAGAAGGCTGTATTTTATCAGAAGATGTTTTCAGCTTGACGAATCGCCCTATTATCAGCCAAAAAACAGTCCTGACGAAGGAACTGCTGGATATTATGAAAATATTTCTGATTGATGAAGCAGAAGTTGAAACCACCATGGTTAACGGAAAGGCTTTTGCTTCTGCCGGAAGCTTGGAAGAAGCTGAAGAAGTACTAGAATCAAATGAATCAAGTTTTTTAAATACATTCTTAACAGGCGTTCAAAATTTCAAAAGAGAATTTATGTCCTGGCAATCAGGCCTTCCTGTGGATATTGCCAAAATAAGAAACATTATGATTCCGCTGATTGAAAAATTAGAGAAAAACCCCTCCGGAATCTTCTCCCTGCATCATTTTTCTACGAATGAAGATTATTTATACCAGCATTCTGTAGCTGTGGGAATGATCAGTGCCTTTATAGGTAAAAAATTGAGTTTGAATAAGGGGGAAATTGTACAGCTTGCCCTGGGAGGCTGCCTGGCAGATGCGGGGATGGCGAAAATAAACCCATCCATCCTGCATAAAAGCAGTTCATTAAACTCCGAAGAATTTGAAGAAATTAAAAGGCATTCAACCCTTAGCTTTAAAATGGTTCAAAATATATCTCTATTAAGAGAAAGCACTAAGATCGGTATTATCCAGCACCACGAGCGGCTGGACGGCAGCGGCTATCCGTTTGGAGAACAAGGCAGCAAAATCAATCAGGCTGGGAGAATTATCGCTGCAGCGGATGCATTTCATGCTATGACCTCCCAAAGGCTCTACAGACGGAAGCAATCTCCTTTTAAAGTACTTGAGATGCTGATTCAGGATGGCTTCGGAAAATATGATATCCCATCCATTCAAGCGCTGGGTTCCGGCATCATGAACTTTTCCATTGGCAGTATGGTAAAGCTCTCTGATGGTCAGACTGCAGAAATCCTTTTTATAGAAGATAAATCACCTACGAGGCCGCTTGTGAAAATCGAAGAAACCGGCGACATAATTCATTTAGAGAAAAACCGCCAGTTATTTATTGATGAAGTATTAAAATGA